Proteins encoded in a region of the Nitrospira sp. genome:
- a CDS encoding Slp family lipoprotein has translation MRIVAGLLVLSSAVVSACAPSYTVFPAKAMEGVDRNFDFSRWRMMADESESTKVQLGGRIVHSEVSGDTVTIVVAQLPIVDKPIYGPKDNRKNNGDFVVIYQGQIDTADLQRGNRVMVVGTTQPSKVITVADLSRNFPIVAAQCLHFWNTQGKDIADFPYVGAGYVPLKQETVCAKNP, from the coding sequence GTGAGAATTGTTGCTGGTCTTCTCGTCCTATCATCGGCAGTGGTGAGCGCCTGCGCTCCCAGCTACACGGTTTTCCCCGCCAAGGCTATGGAGGGCGTTGACCGTAATTTTGATTTTTCCCGCTGGCGTATGATGGCCGATGAATCCGAATCGACAAAGGTTCAGCTTGGGGGGCGTATCGTGCACTCAGAGGTATCCGGCGACACAGTAACGATCGTCGTTGCTCAGTTGCCCATCGTCGACAAACCGATTTATGGACCAAAGGATAACAGGAAGAACAATGGAGATTTTGTCGTTATCTATCAGGGGCAAATCGACACGGCGGATCTCCAGCGTGGCAATCGAGTGATGGTTGTCGGGACGACTCAGCCGTCGAAAGTCATCACTGTCGCTGATCTCTCCCGAAACTTCCCGATTGTAGCAGCCCAATGTCTACATTTCTGGAACACGCAGGGGAAAGACATTGCAGATTTTCCATACGTGGGAGCAGGATATGTACCCCTTAAGCAAGAGACGGTTTGCGCGAAGAATCCATAG